A portion of the Pangasianodon hypophthalmus isolate fPanHyp1 chromosome 20, fPanHyp1.pri, whole genome shotgun sequence genome contains these proteins:
- the cela1.6 gene encoding chymotrypsin-like elastase family member 1.6 produces MLRFLLLSVLVALALAEERPAPRYMENMGERVVGGEVARPNSWRWQISLQYLSGSSYYHTCGGTLIRSRWVMTAAHCVDTQRTWRVVLGDHDIYTQEGTEQYKTVSAVYIHPQWNSNNVAAGYDIALLRLSSDATLNSYVQLAALPPSGQVLPNNNPCYITGWGRTQTGGQISAQLKQAYLPVVDHQTCSSSSWWGSTVKTTMVCAGGYNESGCQGDSGGPLNCQVNGQYVVHGVTSFVSSLGCNTVRKPTVFTRVSAYISWISGIVG; encoded by the exons ATGCTGAGATTCCTTTTGCTGAGTGTCCTGGTGGCCCTGG ctctggCCGAAGAGAGGCCTGCGCCCAGGTACATGGAGAATATGGGGGAGAGAGTTGTGGGTGGAGAGGTGGCCCGACCTAACTCATGGCGCTGGCAG atctCACTTCAGTATTTGTCTGGCAGTTCCTACTACCACACATGTGGTGGAACTCTGATCAGGTCTCGTTGGGTTATGACTGCTGCTCACTGTGTCGACAC GCAGAGAACATGGCGTGTTGTCCTGGGAGATCATGACATTTATACCCAGGAGGGCACAGAGCAGTATAAGACTGTCAGTGCTGTCTACATTCACCCTCAGTGGAACTCCAACAATGTTGCTGCAGG GTATGACATTGCTCTGCTGCGTCTGTCTTCTGATGCCACCCTGAACTCATATGTGCAGCTGGCAGCTCTGCCTCCCTCGGGTCAGGTCCTGCCCAACAACAACCCCTGTTACATCACGGGCTGGGGAAGAACTCAGA CTGGCGGCCAGATCTCTGCTCAGCTGAAACAGGCCTATCTGCCTGTGGTGGACCATCAGACATGCTCAAGCAGCAGCTGGTGGGGCAGCACGGTCAAGACCACCATGGTGTGTGCTGGAGGCTACAATGAATCtggttgccag GGTGACTCTGGTGGCCCCCTGAACTGTCAAGTCAACGGGCAGTACGTGGTCCATGGAGTTACCAGCTTCGTGTCATCCCTGGGCTGCAACACTGTGAGGAAACCCACTGTCTTCACCCGCGTCTCGGCCTACATTAGCTGGATCAGTGGC ATTGTTGGATAA